The following are encoded together in the Syngnathus typhle isolate RoL2023-S1 ecotype Sweden linkage group LG5, RoL_Styp_1.0, whole genome shotgun sequence genome:
- the prdm8b gene encoding PR domain zinc finger protein 8b: MAMEESSSQQKAQQLWDGDAKAVQQCLTDIFTSVYTTCDVPESAIFGPCVLSHTSMYDSIAFIALKATDKRTAPYIFRVDTSAANSTSEGLMWLRLVQSARDKDEQNLEAYVKNGQLFYRSLRRIEKDEELLVWYGKDLVELLLLSAARVAPKSKGSSQHSCPDCSQRFQFEFPFLAHLRFRCTKRLQSLTGADEEPGRERSPDRPADVTTPTRSSPKHGRSEGDGSKPSTDFHNLARDMENNRTGSPLSDREAEVCSESSGKRKFSAADDRECRRASLPQPKSKEELATSAQNYRGVYGLEENHRTLSTSASSETKRSAFTEVKKSVQTLKNHGGGKGLSAANSENKDRPASGGSGLSDKHLNIRQVLSETQPPQTPPVASAFTSVSQAGAGERKSAFSQPARSTYAQISPLVMPPKLLDCHPAVGDTISSSRLYQADHLAAKLQGAELGASCPVPGGVAKQSPFVYAAATTFWPKNSGGVQLQMPSALTLLPPSFTSLCLPAQNWCAKCNASFRMTSDLVYHMRSHHKKEYAMEPLVKRRREEKLKCPICNESFRERHHLSRHMTSHN; the protein is encoded by the exons ATGGCCATGGAGGAGTCGAGCTCGCAGCAGAAGGCGCAGCAGCTGTGGGACGGCGACGCCAAGGCGGTGCAGCAGTGTCTCACGGACATCTTCACCAGCGTGTACACCACCTGCGATGTGCCCGAGAGCGCCATCTTCGGGCCGTGCGTACTCAGCCACACGTCCATGTACGACAGCATCGCCTTCATCGCGCTCAAAGCCACCGACAAGCGCACAGCGCCTTACATCTTCCGG GTGGACACGTCGGCGGCCAACAGCACATCGGAGGGCCTGATGTGGCTCCGCCTGGTGCAGTCAGCCCGCGACAAGGACGAGCAGAACTTGGAGGCCTACGTGAAGAATGGCCAGCTCTTCTACCGCTCGCTCAGGCGCATCGAGAAGGACGAGGAGCTGCTGGTGTGGTACGGGAAGGACCTGGTGGAACTGCTGCTGCTCTCCGCCGCCAGGGTGGCCCCCAAGAGCAAAG GTTCATCTCAACACTCATGTCCCGACTGTAGCCAAAGGTTCCAGTTTGAGTTCCCGTTTTTGGCGCACCTGCGCTTCCGCTGCACCAAAAGACTGCAGAGCCTGACGGGAGCGGACGAGGAGCCCGGCAGGGAGCGCAGCCCGGACCGGCCCGCTGACGTGACCACGCCCACCAGAAGCAGCCCCAAGCACGGGCGCTCCGAGGGCGATGGCAGCAAACCGTCCACGGACTTCCACAACCTGGCTCGGGACATGGAGAACAACCGGACCGGCAGCCCGCTGAGTGACAGGGAGGCGGAGGTGTGCAGCGAGAGCTCAGGGAAGAGAAAGTTCTCCGCCGCCGATGACCGGGAGTGCCGGCGTGCCAGCCTGCCACAGCCCAAGTCCAAAGAGGAGTTGGCCACATCGGCGCAGAACTACCGAGGCGTGTACGGCTTGGAGGAGAACCACCGCACGCTTTCCACGTCCGCTTCCTCGGAGACCAAGCGCAGCGCCTTCACTGAAGTCAAGAAGTCAGTTCAGACTCTCAAGAACCACGGCGGCGGAAAAGGCTTGTCGGCCGCCAACTCCGAGAACAAAGACCGTCCCGCCAGCGGGGGCAGCGGCCTCTCGGACAAGCACCTGAACATCCGGCAGGTTCTGTCGGAGACGCAGCCGCCCCAAACCCCGCCCGTGGCGAGCGCCTTCACCTCAGTGAGCCAGGCTGGCGCCGGTGAGCGCAAGAGCGCCTTCAGCCAACCGGCCCGGTCCACCTACGCTCAGATCTCCCCGCTGGTGATGCCGCCCAAGCTGCTGGACTGCCACCCGGCGGTGGGCGACACCATCTCGTCCAGTCGCCTCTACCAGGCCGACCACCTGGCCGCCAAGCTGCAGGGCGCCGAGCTGGGCGCCAGCTGCCCGGTGCCGGGCGGGGTGGCCAAGCAGAGCCCCTTTGTgtacgccgccgccaccacattCTGGCCCAAGAACTCGGGCGGCGTCCAGCTACAGATGCCCTCGGCGCTCACGCTCCTGCCGCCCTCCTTCACGTCGCTCTGCCTGCCGGCACAGAACTGGTGCGCCAAGTGCAATGCCTCCTTCCGCATGACTTCGGACCTGGTGTACCACATGCGCTCGCACCACAAGAAGGAGTACGCCATGGAGCCCCTGGTCAAGCGCCGGCGGGAGGAGAAGCTCAAGTGTCCCATCTGCAACGAGTCCTTCCGCGAGCGCCACCACCTGTCGCGTCACATGACCTCGCACAACTGA